A genomic window from Camelus ferus isolate YT-003-E chromosome 9, BCGSAC_Cfer_1.0, whole genome shotgun sequence includes:
- the ZNF285 gene encoding zinc finger protein 285 codes for MLENFQNLVSVGDRIKNNISNLQEKGLSYLSQEVLYFWQIWKQRISEFTVSQDYVLNLQGGHPQYLERDISLREEWAGVSFQVSERDNYVINAISLENQDITAWKGLTQALTPDSWKKANMMTEPQNSQGKYKRIPTEEELCGCARCDEGFIQTSDNCDDSRECKEEGAYRYISDCGENLVIKSAIKHSNVVHAMQLFSCNNCTVGFVDEADARVHHSAHRGETSKCDQHGKDFSPSSDLIVHHKPHSGERPGEWQACAKSCRQSSDIPGSQKGSSGDKPYKCIECGKGFRRNSSLHNHHRVLTGDMPYPCDVCGKGFGFRSLLRIHQGVHTGKKPYKCQECGKGFDQSSNLLVHQRVHTGEKPYKCSECGKCFSSSSVLQVHWRLHTGEKPYRCGECGKGFSQSTHLHIHQRVHTGEKPYQCSVCGKAFAYSSVLHTHQRVHTGEKPYTCQVCGKGFSYSSYFHLHQRDHSREKPHKCKACGKGFSRNSDLHVHLRVHTGERPYQCKECGKGFSRNFYLLAHQRAHREEMGHNVSRAWPGSGNTLLGPSHSSKATQEDRNIINVESPGSIRKTGAT; via the exons atgctggagaacttcCAGAACCTTGTCTCAGTGG GAGACAGGATTAAAAACAACATTTCGAATCTTCAGGAAAAAGGGTTGAGTTACCTCTCACAAGAAGTGCTGTACTTTTGGCAGATTTGGAAACAAAGGATCAGTGAATTCACTGTGAGTCAGGATTACGTCTTGAATCTTCAAGGAGGTCATCCCCAGTATTTAGAAAGAGATATTTCCCTCCGTGAAGAGTGGGCAGGAGTGTCTTTTCAGGTTTCTGAACGTGACAACTATGTAATAAATGCCATTAGTTTAGAAAATCAAGACATTACAGCTTGGAAAGGCCTGACACAGGCCCTTACCCCAGATTCTTGGAAGAAAGCCAACATGATGACTGAACCCCAGAACTCTCAGGGGAAATATAAGAGAATTCCTACAGAAGAGGAATTGTGTGGATGTGCTCGGTGTGATGAAGGCTTCATTCAGACCTCAGATAATTGTGATGATTCCCGAGAATGTAAAGAAGAGGGAGCTTATAGATACATCTCTGACTGTGGGGAGAACTTGGTCATTAAGTCAGCAATCAAACACAGTAACGTGGTCCACGCGATGCAGCTTTTCAGCTGTAATAACTGTACAGTGGGCTTTGTAGATGAAGCAGATGCTCGTGTTCATCACAGCGCCCACAGAGGAGAAACATCTAAATGTGACCAGCATGGAAAGGACTTTAGTCCTAGCTCAGATCTTATTGTTCATCATAAACCCCATTCAGGTGAGAGACCTGGTGAATGGCAGGCATGCGctaagagctgcagacagagctcAGACATTCCCGGGAGTCAGAAAGGCTCCTCGGGAGACAAACCCTATAAATGCATCGAATGCGGCAAAGGCTTTCGGCGCAACTCCTCTCTTCACAACCATCACCGAGTCCTCACGGGGGACATGCCCTACCCATGTGACGTGTGCGGGAAGGGATTTGGGTTCAGGTCCCTCCTGCGTATCCATCAGGGAGTCCACACAGGGAAGAAGCCCTATAAATGCCAAGAGTGTGGGAAGGGCTTCGATCAGAGCTCCAACCTCCTTGTCCACCAGAGagtccacactggagagaaaccctacaaGTGCAGCGAGTGCGGGAAGTGCTTCAGTTCAAGCTCCGTCCTCCAGGTCCACTGGAGACTGCACACGGGGGAGAAGCCCTACAGGTGCGGTGAGTGCGGGAAGGGCTTCAGCCAAAGCACACACCTGCACATTCACCAGCGGGTCCACACCGGGGAGAAACCCTACCAATGCAGCGTGTGCGGGAAGGCGTTTGCCTACAGTTCGGTGCTGCACACCCATCAGAGAGTTCACACGGGAGAAAAGCCTTACACCTGCCAAGTGTGCGGGAAGGGCTTCAGTTACAGCTCCTATTTTCACTTGCATCAGAGAGATCACAGCAGGGAGAAACCACACAAATGCAAGGCGTGTGGGAAGGGCTTCAGTCGGAACTCAGACCTTCACGTTCATCTCAGAGTCCACACCGGAGAGAGGCCCTACCAGTGTAAAGAATGCGGCAAGGGCTTCAGTCGGAACTTTTACCTTCTTGCCCATCAGAGAGCGcacagggaggagatgggacATAACGTGTCACGAGCTTGGCCAGGCTCAGGAAATACATTGCTCGGACCATCTCACTCATCCAAGGCTACACAAGAGGACAGAAACATTATAAATGTAGAGAGTCCAGGTTCCATCAGGAAAACAGGAGCCACTTGA